Proteins co-encoded in one Candidatus Paceibacterota bacterium genomic window:
- a CDS encoding permease-like cell division protein FtsX — translation MEQFTTAIRRIVRSGFHNFWRNGFVSLASILVMVITLSVLAGTLFGSEILTSTLREISAKVDVNVYFQTDAEEEEILAIKEKLEQLPETDVVTYTTREEALAAFEERYQNDQTKLAALEELDENPLRASLNITAKNPSQYEGITAFLEGETGVLSDRQTSVIASTNEQQKEVVISRLSNILNTAEQLGIIIMTALIVLSIIITFNTIRLAIYISREEISVMRLVGASKTYIRGPFVVSGMLYGVIAAVVTLALYFPLTYWLAGFTEEFFVGFNIFGYYLSNFGEIFLWVVFAGIAIGGVSSYLAVKRYLRV, via the coding sequence ATGGAACAGTTCACCACAGCGATTCGCCGTATTGTCCGCTCAGGATTTCATAATTTCTGGCGCAACGGTTTCGTTTCTCTCGCATCTATCTTGGTCATGGTCATCACCCTCTCGGTCCTTGCCGGTACGCTCTTTGGAAGTGAGATACTCACCTCAACGCTGAGGGAGATCAGCGCCAAAGTAGATGTTAACGTGTATTTCCAGACCGATGCCGAAGAGGAGGAGATTCTGGCGATCAAGGAAAAGCTTGAACAGCTTCCTGAAACAGATGTGGTTACGTACACCACGCGTGAAGAGGCATTAGCAGCTTTTGAAGAGCGCTATCAGAATGACCAGACAAAACTCGCTGCTCTCGAAGAGCTTGATGAGAACCCGTTGCGGGCGTCGCTTAATATTACTGCAAAAAATCCTTCCCAGTATGAAGGCATAACGGCCTTTCTTGAGGGAGAAACAGGCGTTCTTTCTGACCGGCAGACATCGGTCATTGCCAGTACGAATGAGCAGCAAAAGGAGGTGGTTATCAGTAGGTTGAGTAACATACTTAATACTGCTGAGCAGCTTGGTATTATTATTATGACTGCGCTTATTGTTCTGTCGATCATTATTACATTCAACACGATCCGACTAGCTATTTACATTTCACGCGAAGAGATATCGGTAATGCGTTTGGTTGGTGCTAGTAAAACCTATATTCGTGGTCCGTTCGTGGTGAGTGGCATGCTCTACGGGGTTATTGCTGCGGTTGTTACACTGGCGCTGTACTTCCCGCTAACATACTGGCTCGCCGGCTTTACGGAAGAATTCTTTGTCGGCTTTAACATTTTTGGATATTATCTTTCTAACTTTGGTGAGATCTTTCTTTGGGTGGTCTTTGCCGGGATCGCCATTGGGGGAGTCTCGAGTTATTTGGCGGTGAAGCGATATTTACGAGTATAA
- the truB gene encoding tRNA pseudouridine(55) synthase TruB, translated as MSDIPESIYLIDKPIGITSFDVIRRLRKKVGIRKMGHAGTLDPMASGLLIVGVGSEGTKQLENFLKLDKTYQVVAELGVRTDTGDQEGEVVEKIDVVESFSAEDIQKVCDQLTGVTDLPVPIYSAVKVGGEPLYKKARRGEKVDPPVRAMKVYSLKLNTVFKNEGSTFLDLTMDVASGVFVRSVVEAIGRGLDVPATTTKLRRTRIGEFRVEDAEKI; from the coding sequence ATGTCAGATATACCTGAATCGATCTATCTTATTGATAAACCTATTGGAATCACTTCCTTTGACGTGATCCGGCGACTTCGCAAAAAGGTAGGGATACGCAAAATGGGGCACGCCGGCACGCTTGATCCGATGGCGAGCGGGCTTTTGATCGTCGGTGTGGGTAGCGAAGGGACCAAGCAGCTTGAGAATTTTCTTAAGCTTGATAAAACATACCAGGTAGTGGCTGAGCTCGGTGTTCGTACTGATACCGGAGACCAGGAAGGAGAGGTGGTTGAAAAGATCGACGTTGTGGAGTCGTTTAGTGCGGAGGATATTCAAAAAGTATGTGATCAGCTAACAGGCGTAACAGACCTACCGGTGCCGATCTATTCAGCGGTCAAGGTGGGCGGTGAGCCGTTGTATAAGAAGGCGCGCCGAGGTGAAAAGGTGGACCCTCCGGTCCGAGCCATGAAAGTGTATAGTCTGAAATTGAACACGGTGTTTAAAAACGAGGGAAGCACTTTTCTTGATCTGACAATGGATGTTGCAAGCGGTGTATTCGTGCGCTCGGTAGTAGAGGCGATCGGACGAGGGCTTGATGTGCCGGCAACGACGACGAAGTTGCGGAGAACACGGATCGGAGAGTTTAGGGTGGAAGATGCGGAAAAAATATAG
- a CDS encoding LAGLIDADG family homing endonuclease: MAYVLGFFWADGTLTINPRGGHYFVLESKDKKLLEQIQSSMGSNHKLTKRIHKINKAIAYRVQIGSKKMCQDLMRYGTGTQKTFRLELPRIPKNYFNDFLRGYFDGDGHVWSGLMHKERKTSLYVVQAGFTSCSYGFLESLKEKLQEKGLIGSLVKVNNASAFRLQYSTKSSKMLHNLMYSNSQSLCLRGKKIKFCQKLKMRS; the protein is encoded by the coding sequence ATGGCGTATGTGCTCGGCTTTTTTTGGGCAGATGGGACGCTAACTATCAATCCTCGTGGTGGACATTACTTTGTACTAGAATCAAAAGATAAAAAATTACTAGAACAGATTCAAAGTAGTATGGGATCTAATCATAAGCTTACAAAACGCATACATAAAATTAATAAGGCTATTGCTTACCGTGTTCAGATTGGTAGTAAGAAAATGTGCCAAGATCTAATGCGTTATGGAACCGGGACTCAGAAGACATTCAGATTAGAGCTTCCACGCATTCCGAAAAATTATTTTAATGATTTTTTAAGAGGGTATTTTGATGGGGATGGGCATGTGTGGTCGGGCTTAATGCATAAAGAACGCAAGACATCCCTTTATGTAGTTCAGGCTGGATTTACTTCCTGTTCGTATGGTTTTTTAGAATCATTGAAAGAAAAATTGCAAGAGAAAGGGTTAATTGGTAGTCTGGTTAAGGTTAACAATGCTTCAGCTTTTCGATTGCAATACTCTACGAAAAGCAGTAAGATGTTACACAACCTGATGTATAGTAATAGTCAGTCGCTATGTCTCAGGGGTAAAAAGATAAAATTTTGTCAAAAGTTGAAGATGCGGTCGTAG
- a CDS encoding HAMP domain-containing sensor histidine kinase encodes MALSDSGQQQSWQHTTRVRVEVIILFIGVVANMTTAFLAATWGDFDVPYFGEYIDVYVTLQGLYIALILEGVIIALASAGLMYKSIKIVYDLQQSKREVRDLSELEEVREMFIHMAQHRLKTPLSGIRWALGIIKSSQRLNEEEHDLIEKSTEKINDANDLIEKLLKMHQSDLSSFELSQKKDQIDIAQLLKEIVDDLDYLAQEKNTKVDCKCSSSSIIIAGEKHVLTSALTNIIDNAIRYTPHGQVTVMAKTAEDGVKIIIADNGIGISTIEQKHIFERHYRGKNARAIDRHQSGIGLYLAQQVIGLHGGHIELSSVETEGTTFTITLPQE; translated from the coding sequence ATGGCTCTTTCTGATTCTGGTCAGCAACAAAGTTGGCAGCACACAACTCGTGTTCGGGTAGAAGTGATCATTCTTTTTATAGGAGTGGTGGCAAACATGACCACTGCTTTTTTGGCAGCGACCTGGGGTGATTTTGATGTTCCATATTTCGGAGAATATATTGATGTATACGTGACCTTACAAGGTCTTTACATCGCGCTTATTCTTGAAGGGGTTATTATAGCGTTGGCGTCAGCAGGTCTGATGTATAAGAGCATTAAGATCGTGTATGATCTTCAGCAAAGCAAGCGTGAAGTACGTGACCTCTCTGAGCTTGAAGAGGTGAGAGAGATGTTCATTCACATGGCTCAGCACCGACTAAAAACTCCGTTGTCCGGAATTCGTTGGGCGCTAGGAATAATCAAGTCAAGTCAGCGCCTCAATGAAGAAGAACATGACTTAATTGAGAAGAGTACTGAAAAAATAAACGACGCTAACGATTTGATAGAAAAGCTCCTTAAGATGCACCAATCTGATCTGAGCTCATTCGAGCTTTCTCAAAAGAAGGATCAGATCGATATAGCACAGTTACTCAAAGAGATCGTTGACGATCTTGATTATCTGGCGCAAGAAAAGAATACCAAGGTTGATTGCAAGTGTTCTTCATCCTCTATTATTATTGCCGGGGAGAAACATGTGCTAACGAGTGCGCTTACGAATATTATTGATAATGCGATCCGCTACACACCTCATGGTCAGGTAACTGTTATGGCTAAGACCGCTGAAGACGGGGTGAAGATAATCATCGCCGATAACGGTATTGGTATCTCGACGATCGAACAGAAACACATTTTTGAACGTCACTATCGAGGGAAGAATGCACGGGCGATCGATCGGCATCAAAGCGGAATCGGGCTTTATTTGGCGCAACAGGTAATCGGCTTGCACGGCGGGCACATAGAGCTAAGTTCTGTTGAGACAGAAGGAACCACGTTCACTATTACGCTTCCACAAGAATAG
- the gatC gene encoding Asp-tRNA(Asn)/Glu-tRNA(Gln) amidotransferase subunit GatC, with the protein MDKPDIDNLAQLARLELTPEEKDRYESELVDILQYVEQVQEAVGNVDDLTPSFDETDVKNVMREDTDPHDTGAHTKDLLGEAPRTKDGYVQVKKILNND; encoded by the coding sequence ATGGATAAACCAGATATTGATAACTTGGCTCAGCTCGCACGGCTTGAGCTTACTCCTGAGGAAAAAGACCGGTACGAGAGCGAGCTCGTGGATATTTTGCAGTACGTTGAGCAGGTGCAGGAGGCGGTCGGAAATGTTGATGACCTCACTCCTTCGTTTGATGAAACAGATGTAAAGAATGTTATGCGTGAAGACACTGACCCTCATGATACCGGCGCACACACGAAGGATCTGCTTGGCGAAGCACCACGAACTAAAGACGGATACGTACAGGTAAAGAAGATTTTAAATAATGACTAA
- the ligA gene encoding NAD-dependent DNA ligase LigA, whose amino-acid sequence MATSQKVPQKTRERYEKLKKSVQEHRYNYHVLDRDTISPEALDSLKKELADIEKEYPELITPDSPTQRVAGEPLEGFTKVEHKIQQWSFNDAFSDDEMHEFDARVKRMLKDKLGKSVEPTYTVELKIDGFKVVLEYKKGSLTVAATRGSGKVGEDVTQNVRTIESIPLKLQRDVDIIVEGEVWMGKSSLERLNTTRVKHDLEPFANPRNAAAGSIRQLNPQIAAERDLDCFVYDVAWADANIPDTQYEELEFLRDLGFKVNTHFTLCRSIDEVIEYWEKWKDANGKMDYLIDGVVVKVNEKEYQDALGHTGKAPRFAIAFKFPAEQVTTVVEDVKFQVGRTGRITPVAVLRPVSVAGTTVSRATLHNEDEIDRLDVRIGDTVVIQKAGDIIPQIVQVLPEMRNGKEQVIQFPKKIEACGTDGSIERIPGEAAYRCKDKKSGVLQERKLEHFVSRAAFNIDGLGPNIIKALMEANLVSEADDLFTLEKGDLLELEGFKEKSAENLLKAVSAAKTISLDRFLIALSIPHVGGETAYDVAQHFGSLNSVRNASKEELDRVDGIGQVVAESLSSWFADPSDQALVDRLLEHVMIESVKQSDNTALAGKTFVLTGELESLTRGEAGQAIKDRGGKVASSVSKNTDYVVAGNEPGSKYAKALELGVATLDEKQFKDMLQS is encoded by the coding sequence ATGGCAACGTCTCAAAAGGTTCCCCAGAAAACCCGGGAGCGGTATGAAAAACTTAAAAAATCCGTGCAGGAGCATCGGTATAACTACCACGTGCTTGACCGGGATACGATCTCACCCGAGGCGCTCGACAGCTTGAAAAAAGAGCTAGCGGATATTGAGAAGGAATACCCGGAGCTGATCACGCCGGATTCACCGACCCAGCGCGTGGCCGGTGAACCGCTTGAAGGATTCACAAAGGTTGAACATAAAATTCAGCAGTGGTCGTTTAATGACGCCTTCTCAGATGACGAGATGCACGAGTTTGATGCACGCGTAAAACGAATGCTCAAGGATAAACTTGGGAAGAGTGTGGAGCCGACTTATACTGTTGAGCTGAAGATCGATGGGTTTAAGGTGGTGCTTGAGTATAAAAAAGGATCACTTACGGTCGCTGCAACTCGGGGAAGCGGAAAGGTTGGCGAAGATGTGACACAGAATGTGCGCACGATCGAATCAATACCGCTCAAGCTTCAGCGTGACGTAGACATTATTGTTGAAGGGGAGGTGTGGATGGGTAAATCATCGCTCGAGCGATTGAATACGACGCGGGTGAAACATGACCTGGAGCCGTTTGCCAACCCGCGCAATGCTGCAGCTGGCTCGATCCGTCAGCTTAATCCGCAGATCGCGGCCGAGCGCGACCTTGATTGCTTTGTTTATGATGTTGCCTGGGCGGACGCGAATATTCCAGACACGCAGTATGAGGAGTTAGAATTTTTGCGTGATCTTGGATTTAAGGTTAATACTCACTTCACGCTGTGCAGAAGCATTGATGAAGTTATTGAATACTGGGAGAAATGGAAAGATGCAAACGGAAAGATGGACTATCTTATCGACGGCGTGGTGGTGAAGGTGAACGAGAAAGAGTATCAGGACGCTCTCGGCCACACCGGCAAGGCGCCACGCTTTGCAATTGCCTTTAAATTTCCGGCCGAACAGGTAACGACGGTGGTGGAAGACGTTAAGTTTCAGGTTGGGAGGACCGGTCGGATCACACCGGTGGCGGTCTTGCGACCGGTTTCTGTTGCCGGCACGACGGTCTCGCGGGCTACGCTGCATAATGAGGACGAGATCGATCGTCTGGATGTGCGTATTGGTGACACGGTAGTGATCCAAAAGGCCGGTGACATAATCCCGCAGATCGTTCAAGTGCTTCCTGAAATGAGAAACGGAAAAGAGCAGGTGATACAGTTTCCAAAAAAGATCGAAGCATGTGGCACAGACGGCTCTATCGAACGTATTCCCGGCGAGGCGGCGTATCGCTGCAAAGATAAAAAGTCCGGCGTACTCCAGGAGCGCAAGCTCGAACACTTTGTCTCACGCGCAGCATTTAACATCGATGGGCTTGGGCCAAATATTATTAAAGCGCTTATGGAAGCGAATTTAGTTTCAGAAGCAGACGATCTTTTTACTCTCGAGAAAGGTGACCTGCTGGAGCTGGAAGGGTTTAAGGAAAAGTCGGCCGAGAACCTTCTCAAAGCGGTCAGTGCGGCAAAAACTATTTCCCTGGATAGGTTCTTGATCGCGCTCTCGATCCCGCATGTCGGTGGCGAGACCGCATACGATGTTGCACAGCATTTTGGCTCGCTCAACAGCGTTCGCAACGCCTCAAAAGAAGAACTGGACCGGGTAGACGGCATCGGGCAGGTGGTAGCGGAATCGCTTTCTTCTTGGTTTGCCGATCCGAGTGATCAGGCGCTGGTCGATCGTCTTCTCGAGCACGTGATGATCGAGAGCGTCAAACAGTCTGACAACACTGCACTTGCCGGAAAAACGTTTGTTCTGACCGGCGAGTTGGAGTCATTGACACGCGGAGAGGCAGGACAGGCTATTAAAGACCGGGGCGGAAAAGTGGCAAGCTCAGTTTCAAAAAACACCGACTATGTTGTTGCCGGCAATGAACCCGGGTCAAAGTATGCAAAAGCCTTAGAGCTTGGCGTCGCGACATTAGATGAGAAGCAGTTTAAAGATATGCTACAATCGTAA
- a CDS encoding GIY-YIG nuclease family protein translates to MYWIYILENIDDESWYIGYTTNLRRHVDEHSSGKGGQTTRRKYGWILIYCEGYKHQDDAKGRERYLKSGSGRKYLEEQLRNYLNK, encoded by the coding sequence ATGTATTGGATTTATATTTTAGAGAACATTGATGATGAAAGTTGGTATATTGGATATACAACAAATCTCAGAAGACATGTAGATGAACACAGTTCTGGGAAGGGTGGACAAACAACGAGAAGAAAATACGGATGGATACTTATCTACTGTGAGGGATATAAACATCAGGATGATGCAAAGGGTAGAGAACGTTATTTGAAGAGTGGTTCAGGGAGAAAATATTTGGAAGAACAGTTGCGCAATTATTTAAATAAGTAG
- a CDS encoding PCRF domain-containing protein: protein MQHEEKNIEDMNADELKQSIDEIEAQMSDASFWEQKKKADNAMSDLNRLKSQLSKVKSQEVNYDEYEAILTVFSGAGGDDAEDFARMLLEMYQGYAQKQGWGTIVIHQNTNEHGGYKNVSIEIQAKGSYGKLKNESGVHRIVRISPFNANKQRHTAFAMVEVIPKFKTPSEFQLPEDEIEVEFAKSSGPGGQNVNKRETAVRMTHVPTGISVHVDGERTQHANRERARQLLAGKLHRRLEEERQSKEEGMYVSKTTDAEWGSQIRSYVLHPYQLVKDHRTDTEVRDVESVLEGGIEPFIEAGI from the coding sequence ATGCAACATGAGGAGAAAAACATTGAGGATATGAACGCTGATGAACTTAAGCAGTCCATCGACGAGATCGAAGCGCAGATGAGCGATGCCAGTTTTTGGGAGCAGAAGAAAAAGGCTGATAATGCAATGAGCGACCTTAATAGGCTAAAGTCACAGCTATCGAAGGTAAAGAGTCAGGAGGTAAACTATGACGAGTATGAAGCTATTCTGACGGTCTTTTCCGGTGCCGGCGGGGATGATGCCGAAGACTTTGCCCGCATGCTTCTTGAGATGTACCAAGGGTACGCCCAAAAGCAGGGCTGGGGGACAATTGTTATCCATCAGAACACAAATGAACACGGAGGATATAAGAATGTATCGATTGAGATCCAGGCAAAAGGATCATACGGCAAACTCAAAAATGAATCCGGCGTACATCGTATCGTGCGCATCTCGCCGTTCAATGCAAACAAGCAGCGACACACAGCCTTTGCGATGGTCGAGGTGATACCTAAATTTAAAACACCGAGTGAGTTCCAGTTGCCGGAGGATGAAATAGAAGTGGAATTCGCGAAATCAAGCGGTCCCGGGGGTCAGAACGTTAACAAGCGTGAGACCGCGGTTCGCATGACGCATGTGCCGACCGGTATATCGGTTCATGTGGATGGAGAGCGGACTCAGCACGCAAACCGCGAGCGAGCCCGTCAGCTTTTAGCCGGCAAGCTTCATCGGAGGCTTGAGGAGGAGCGCCAGTCAAAGGAAGAGGGTATGTATGTGTCTAAAACGACGGACGCAGAATGGGGGTCTCAGATCCGGTCATATGTCCTTCATCCGTATCAATTGGTAAAGGATCACCGGACCGATACGGAGGTGCGTGATGTAGAAAGCGTGCTTGAAGGCGGTATTGAGCCGTTTATTGAGGCAGGAATATAG
- the gatA gene encoding Asp-tRNA(Asn)/Glu-tRNA(Gln) amidotransferase subunit GatA, with protein MTKTDQLTIQTAAGKGDDCRSAIADQNTELNAFLEVYENVDRTGSGGALSGVPVALKDNMLVKGEKVSAGSKMLEGYTATYDATAVEKLREAGAELIGRTNMDEFAMGSSTEHSAFGPTKNPRALSRVPGGSSGGSAAAVAAGLVPVALGSDTGGSIRQPASFCGVVGLKPTYGAISRYGLIAMGSSLDQIGPITNTVADAETVFNVLRGRDKKDSTTLSDEVYAQNEERVPAQGGSASGGGVIGVPWNVIDQEGVDKSVAQNMKQSVERLKELGYTIKDIELPKFAYALSVYYILMPAEVSSNLARFDGVKYGLAAEGSDMIDDYLKTRGAGFGSEVKRRIMLGTYVLSSGYHDAYYRKALATRNAIRDELNETFKSVDVIATPTTPTPAFTLGEKSSDPLAMYMADIFTVPANVAGNPALTVPSGVVREGEDELPLGLQLMAPNTQEGRLFAVGKKFLGES; from the coding sequence ATGACTAAAACAGACCAGCTTACAATACAGACAGCGGCGGGCAAAGGAGATGATTGTCGAAGCGCTATCGCCGATCAGAACACCGAGCTCAACGCGTTTTTGGAGGTATACGAAAACGTTGATCGCACGGGGTCTGGTGGTGCGTTGAGTGGTGTGCCGGTTGCGTTAAAAGACAATATGCTGGTCAAGGGAGAGAAGGTCTCAGCCGGGTCAAAGATGCTTGAAGGATATACGGCCACCTACGACGCGACCGCAGTTGAAAAACTGCGTGAGGCCGGTGCTGAATTGATCGGGCGAACTAATATGGATGAGTTCGCAATGGGGAGTTCGACTGAGCACTCGGCGTTTGGTCCGACTAAAAACCCTCGGGCGCTCTCGCGGGTGCCGGGTGGTTCATCTGGTGGATCGGCCGCTGCCGTTGCGGCCGGCCTGGTGCCGGTGGCACTTGGTTCAGACACCGGTGGATCAATACGACAGCCGGCAAGTTTTTGTGGCGTGGTCGGGCTCAAGCCAACCTATGGTGCGATCTCACGTTACGGCCTGATTGCGATGGGCTCATCGCTTGATCAGATCGGTCCGATCACGAACACGGTTGCAGACGCGGAAACTGTATTCAACGTTTTGCGTGGGCGTGATAAGAAAGACAGCACGACGCTTTCTGACGAGGTGTACGCACAGAATGAGGAACGCGTGCCCGCCCAAGGCGGGTCCGCCTCTGGCGGAGGGGTGATCGGCGTGCCGTGGAATGTGATAGACCAGGAGGGTGTAGACAAGTCAGTAGCTCAAAATATGAAGCAGTCAGTCGAGCGACTTAAGGAGCTTGGCTATACTATTAAAGATATCGAGTTACCCAAATTCGCCTATGCGTTGTCGGTGTACTACATTCTGATGCCGGCTGAGGTTTCCTCAAACCTCGCTCGCTTTGATGGGGTGAAGTATGGTCTGGCCGCGGAAGGGAGCGATATGATCGATGATTATCTAAAGACGCGAGGTGCCGGGTTCGGAAGCGAGGTTAAGCGTCGGATCATGCTGGGAACATACGTGCTTTCGAGTGGATACCATGACGCATACTATCGAAAAGCGCTTGCGACACGTAACGCGATCCGAGACGAGCTCAATGAAACCTTTAAGAGTGTGGACGTGATCGCTACACCGACCACTCCGACCCCGGCGTTTACATTAGGTGAGAAAAGTAGCGACCCGCTGGCAATGTATATGGCCGACATATTTACGGTACCGGCAAATGTCGCCGGAAATCCGGCGCTCACTGTTCCGTCCGGAGTGGTGCGGGAAGGAGAAGATGAGCTGCCACTCGGGCTTCAGCTTATGGCACCAAATACTCAAGAAGGCAGGTTGTTTGCGGTGGGTAAGAAGTTTTTAGGAGAATCATAA
- a CDS encoding CTP synthase: MSKKESPKYIFVVGGVMSGVGKGVTSSSIGTIMQARGFDVTALKIDPYINIDAGTMNPTEHGEVFVLNDGDECDQDMGNYERFLDLDLSRINYMTTGRVYQEVIRKERNLGYKGRNVEVVPDVPEEAIRRIKKATEEAKADVTIVEIGGTIGEYQNILFLEAGRMMKVKHPDDVMFVMVSYLPIPSKVGEMKTKPTQYAARSLNSVGIQADMIIARSDEPLDDKRKKKIATFCNIDEERVISAPDIESIYDVPVNFERDNLGAIISDHLGLNHRKKKTNLTKWKSFVNKSKKTDKTVDIAVVGKYFDSGDFVLSDVYISVLEAIKISGYHQKIKPKIHYVSSEIFEGKSGKKKLQQLNKYDGILVPGGFGTRGIEGKINVVEYARKHKIPYFGLCYGMQIAVIEYARNVLGIQGATTAEMDPDAEHCVVDIMPEQKELVAKKNYGNSMRLGAYPAVLGKGTIARGAYKSDKISERHRHRYEINPEYVEQIEEGGLVFSGKSPDGRLMEIAELPKSEHPFFLGAQFHPEFQARPLAPHPLFSEFIKAATENKK; the protein is encoded by the coding sequence ATGTCAAAAAAAGAATCACCAAAATATATATTTGTTGTTGGAGGAGTGATGTCCGGAGTGGGAAAAGGTGTTACGTCATCATCGATCGGAACGATAATGCAGGCGCGCGGTTTTGATGTCACTGCGCTTAAGATCGACCCGTACATCAATATTGATGCGGGCACTATGAACCCCACCGAACACGGTGAGGTTTTCGTTTTAAATGACGGTGATGAGTGCGATCAGGATATGGGGAACTACGAACGCTTTCTTGATCTTGATCTCTCACGTATCAATTACATGACCACCGGTCGGGTGTATCAGGAGGTGATCCGTAAAGAGCGTAATTTGGGTTACAAGGGGCGCAATGTTGAAGTTGTACCGGATGTGCCGGAAGAGGCGATCCGACGTATTAAAAAGGCAACTGAAGAAGCGAAAGCCGATGTGACTATCGTCGAGATCGGAGGAACGATCGGAGAGTACCAGAACATTCTGTTTCTTGAAGCCGGACGTATGATGAAGGTAAAGCATCCGGATGACGTGATGTTTGTGATGGTCAGTTATTTGCCTATTCCGTCAAAAGTGGGAGAGATGAAGACTAAGCCGACGCAGTACGCCGCGCGTAGTTTGAATAGTGTTGGTATTCAGGCGGATATGATCATTGCTCGATCGGACGAACCACTTGATGATAAACGTAAAAAAAAGATCGCGACATTTTGTAATATAGATGAAGAGCGAGTCATATCGGCGCCGGATATTGAAAGCATCTATGATGTGCCGGTTAACTTTGAGCGCGATAATCTTGGTGCTATCATTTCTGACCATCTCGGTCTCAATCATCGCAAGAAGAAGACCAATCTGACTAAGTGGAAATCTTTTGTAAATAAAAGCAAAAAAACCGATAAAACAGTTGATATCGCTGTGGTGGGCAAGTACTTTGATTCTGGTGACTTTGTTCTCTCAGATGTATATATCTCGGTTCTGGAGGCGATTAAGATATCCGGGTACCACCAAAAAATAAAGCCAAAGATCCATTATGTAAGCTCTGAGATATTTGAAGGGAAAAGTGGCAAAAAGAAGCTTCAGCAACTTAATAAATACGACGGCATCTTGGTGCCTGGTGGGTTCGGTACACGCGGTATTGAGGGAAAGATCAACGTGGTTGAATACGCTCGCAAGCACAAGATACCGTACTTTGGGCTCTGTTACGGCATGCAGATCGCCGTGATCGAGTATGCTCGCAATGTATTGGGCATACAAGGCGCCACAACCGCTGAGATGGATCCTGATGCCGAGCATTGCGTGGTGGACATTATGCCGGAACAGAAAGAGCTGGTTGCTAAGAAAAATTATGGTAATTCGATGAGACTCGGTGCGTATCCGGCAGTGTTAGGAAAAGGGACTATTGCTCGCGGGGCATATAAGTCAGACAAAATATCTGAGCGCCATCGTCACCGTTACGAGATTAATCCTGAATACGTAGAGCAGATAGAAGAGGGAGGCTTGGTCTTTTCCGGAAAATCACCCGACGGGCGTCTTATGGAGATAGCGGAACTTCCGAAGAGCGAGCATCCGTTCTTCTTGGGTGCGCAGTTTCATCCGGAATTTCAAGCACGTCCGCTCGCACCGCATCCGTTGTTCAGTGAGTTTATAAAGGCCGCGACCGAGAACAAAAAGTAG
- the ftsE gene encoding cell division ATP-binding protein FtsE, producing MIQFDNISKHYPDNSVALEDVSFSVEPKEFVSVVGHSGAGKTTLLKMLLAEESPSKGKVLISNTNIHALHPREMNAMRRNIGVVFQDFRLLPHKNVYENIAFAMEAAGRPDEDIEADVPYALELVGLERKMWGFPHELSGGEKQRAAIARAIVNQPDIVIADEPTGNLDPENTYEIVQILKKINELGTLVFLTTHNTGVIDALENRVITMKEGRVIRDDREGKYDI from the coding sequence ATGATCCAATTCGATAACATATCCAAACACTATCCGGATAATTCGGTGGCACTCGAGGATGTTTCGTTCTCGGTTGAGCCGAAGGAGTTCGTTTCCGTTGTTGGCCATTCCGGTGCCGGGAAAACAACACTTCTGAAGATGTTGCTTGCTGAAGAGAGTCCAAGCAAAGGGAAAGTGTTGATCAGCAACACGAATATTCACGCGCTTCATCCGAGAGAGATGAATGCGATGCGTCGAAATATAGGTGTGGTGTTTCAAGATTTCCGCCTTCTGCCTCATAAAAATGTATATGAGAATATAGCGTTCGCTATGGAAGCGGCGGGTCGACCGGACGAAGATATTGAAGCGGATGTGCCGTATGCTCTGGAACTCGTCGGTCTTGAGCGAAAAATGTGGGGGTTTCCTCATGAACTCTCCGGTGGCGAAAAACAGCGTGCTGCGATCGCTCGAGCTATTGTGAACCAGCCGGATATTGTTATTGCTGACGAGCCAACCGGTAATCTTGATCCGGAAAATACCTATGAGATCGTTCAGATACTGAAAAAGATAAACGAGCTCGGCACTCTCGTGTTTCTCACTACGCACAACACCGGAGTGATCGATGCACTGGAAAATAGAGTGATCACAATGAAAGAAGGACGGGTTATCCGAGATGATCGGGAAGGGAAATATGATATTTAA